The following are from one region of the Deltaproteobacteria bacterium genome:
- a CDS encoding response regulator transcription factor translates to MEKPTILIADDEPRLLESLSLLLKKDFQILTALNGRDACITFKSNPSLSLILLDIDMPVMKGTEALEKIRDLSNDVKVIIMTGRSSHDYAKKCANLNVQGYVEKPFEVDQLTLQIKKHLAMEEFKVLKALWTDNYDERLASLSDLNRRTIHFLEKQYHTRLNIRELASRFKVSHEHLSRTFHRECGIPLKKYIRKLKVEKGKECLLNKNSYSIKDIAISIGISDDKHFCRVFKEETGLTPGEYRKRRDCL, encoded by the coding sequence GTGGAAAAACCAACTATTCTCATTGCAGATGACGAACCTCGATTACTGGAAAGCCTGTCTCTTCTCTTAAAAAAGGATTTCCAAATTCTAACTGCCTTAAACGGGAGGGATGCGTGCATAACTTTCAAGTCCAACCCGTCGCTCTCTCTCATCCTTCTCGATATCGATATGCCTGTCATGAAGGGAACGGAAGCCCTTGAAAAAATCAGGGACCTGAGCAATGATGTAAAAGTCATTATTATGACCGGCAGAAGCAGCCATGACTATGCCAAGAAATGTGCAAATCTGAATGTGCAGGGCTATGTGGAAAAACCTTTTGAAGTTGATCAATTAACATTACAGATAAAAAAGCATCTGGCCATGGAGGAGTTTAAAGTCCTTAAAGCTCTCTGGACGGATAATTATGATGAGCGGCTTGCTTCATTAAGCGATTTAAACAGAAGAACGATCCATTTTCTGGAAAAGCAGTACCATACGAGATTGAACATAAGGGAACTTGCGAGCCGTTTCAAGGTAAGCCACGAACATCTGAGCAGGACCTTTCACAGGGAGTGCGGTATCCCTTTAAAAAAATATATCCGTAAACTAAAGGTTGAAAAAGGGAAGGAATGCCTCCTCAATAAAAACAGTTACAGCATCAAAGATATTGCCATCTCCATCGGTATAAGTGATGACAAGCATTTTTGCAGGGTTTTTAAGGAAGAGACGGGCCTTACTCCCGGCGAATACAGGAAAAGAAGAGATTGTCTGTGA
- a CDS encoding N-acetylmuramidase family protein, whose translation MKLLRKGSRGEEVKTLQQLLVKHGYNIDTDGIFGSGTEKAVRSFQAKNGLDADGLAGKNTWAALEKEKVGEKEVSSDEAKGDGRFLNEQDISDVALEMGVEIPAIKAVYEVESRGKGFLDNGDPKILFEGHIFWRQLKKKDIDPEEYQKGNEDILYPKWDRSHYKGGVGEYDRLGRAREIDEEAALCSASWGTFQIMGFNHKKCGFKTVKDFVDAQYRSEREHLKAFVNFINASNLLDELKNKNWAALAKGYNGPAYAENKYDVKLEEAYKKYAQS comes from the coding sequence ATGAAACTTTTAAGAAAAGGTTCCAGGGGTGAAGAAGTCAAGACCCTTCAGCAGTTGCTCGTAAAGCATGGCTACAATATTGATACTGATGGTATTTTCGGAAGCGGCACGGAGAAGGCGGTGCGGAGTTTTCAGGCAAAAAACGGTCTTGATGCCGATGGGCTCGCAGGGAAGAACACATGGGCGGCTCTTGAAAAGGAAAAGGTTGGTGAAAAGGAGGTCTCTTCAGATGAAGCCAAAGGCGATGGCCGCTTTTTAAACGAGCAGGATATAAGCGATGTGGCCCTTGAAATGGGCGTTGAAATTCCCGCTATTAAGGCGGTTTATGAAGTTGAGTCGAGGGGTAAAGGCTTTCTCGATAATGGTGATCCCAAAATACTTTTTGAAGGCCACATATTCTGGCGGCAGTTGAAGAAAAAAGATATCGATCCTGAAGAATACCAAAAAGGGAATGAAGATATCCTCTACCCCAAGTGGGACAGGAGTCATTACAAGGGAGGAGTGGGAGAATACGACCGGCTGGGCCGTGCCAGGGAGATAGATGAAGAGGCGGCCCTTTGTTCGGCCTCATGGGGTACCTTTCAAATTATGGGCTTTAATCACAAAAAATGCGGATTTAAGACGGTAAAAGACTTTGTCGACGCTCAATACAGAAGTGAAAGGGAACATCTCAAGGCCTTTGTCAATTTCATTAATGCATCAAATCTTCTCGATGAATTAAAAAATAAAAACTGGGCCGCCCTTGCAAAGGGCTATAACGGGCCTGCTTATGCCGAGAATAAGTACGATGTAAAGCTGGAAGAGGCCTATAAAAAATACGCTCAATCATGA
- a CDS encoding fatty acid cis/trans isomerase, producing MKKYLTILLALGLFSITAEDLYANNRPVPIISDPKDVYTNKIKPIFEKRCVVCHACYDSPCNLVLTSYDGLTRGGHNYDPYGTNVKGIDKQRLGKDAKTVAQWRANGFHEVVDQNPASSASEKIEKSLLIKFVQLGAKNNKPGNILQRKPPKNKECVRSAEEFDGLFKKSFFSYLNPFSLSKKEKIRKNSALGMPFGLPPLDEKQISSLTSWVEAGSPGPTKTTEEAAGKVSNPVYIKIAERFLNRGHLFPGSDEKKGRKYRWTAKYLYEHLYMAHLHHEENPGEFFELVRSSTKKGPIKEIVTEFSYDNPGREFWYRLKKVTQTIVYKNHIVYSLSNENFKRINELFIDIPWPDEESEGGAGIPEVNWDNPNPFVNFAPIPAKIRYQWLIENSKVMVDLFTRGPVCNGGTATYAVRDYFWVMFMDPDSDISLNIPGFFNMKSGSRNKNGKLTMAELLMVPPLNPNEYEQPFFYTKRQYEYEKFHAKMLAQSFPEGLSEADIWNGEYKEKYYETSNNQNALLTVYRHDLSVSVHLGRMGNVPKTAWVLDYPTFERIYYNLVAGFDVYGSLLHKLRTRIYMERLRREAEDNFIVFLPEEMRIPVRESWYKKDKQKPDKKEFYPFDVKSKVERKYSGRMPAILGGIQPKDLGEGGYEKAGRQFMRRMVDLVFSKGTSGYPDTLNDHHFAGTTFKGELPETFEGKDLNRGRDWMELLSLLTRLADVKKPFVKFFKDVSYLALTQEEGKKTIYFTIIANKSHKSMNVIFAEKQTRDPENDTLHFVPDLVISYPNQFYEVPLAELPKFITMVEAMKKEEDYKAFEEIYGIQKSNEKFWTYFDDLQKNIWDKYPVFGGIIDFNRYGTHNFTE from the coding sequence ATGAAAAAATATTTAACTATATTACTGGCGCTAGGCTTGTTTTCCATTACTGCAGAAGACCTTTATGCAAATAATCGACCTGTTCCCATCATAAGCGACCCGAAAGACGTCTATACGAATAAGATAAAACCGATTTTTGAAAAGAGGTGTGTTGTCTGCCACGCTTGCTATGACTCTCCCTGCAACCTGGTACTCACTTCTTACGATGGGCTGACGCGGGGTGGCCATAATTATGACCCCTATGGGACCAATGTAAAAGGCATAGACAAACAACGGCTGGGCAAAGATGCAAAAACAGTGGCCCAGTGGCGGGCCAATGGATTTCATGAAGTAGTGGACCAAAACCCTGCTTCTTCTGCCAGTGAAAAGATTGAAAAATCACTTTTGATTAAATTTGTTCAGTTGGGGGCAAAAAACAATAAACCGGGCAATATCTTACAAAGAAAACCGCCGAAAAATAAGGAATGTGTCCGGTCTGCAGAGGAATTTGACGGCCTTTTTAAGAAATCTTTTTTCAGCTACTTAAATCCCTTCTCTTTGTCAAAAAAAGAGAAAATAAGGAAAAACAGCGCCCTTGGCATGCCTTTCGGATTGCCGCCCCTTGATGAAAAGCAAATCAGCAGTCTTACTTCCTGGGTAGAAGCCGGTTCTCCGGGACCGACTAAAACAACTGAAGAGGCGGCCGGTAAGGTCAGCAACCCCGTATACATAAAAATAGCGGAGAGATTTTTAAACAGGGGGCATCTTTTCCCCGGTTCCGATGAAAAGAAAGGCCGCAAATACAGGTGGACGGCCAAATACCTGTATGAACACCTTTATATGGCCCACCTTCATCATGAGGAGAACCCCGGTGAATTCTTTGAACTGGTGCGCTCCAGTACGAAAAAGGGACCTATTAAAGAGATCGTAACAGAGTTTTCTTACGATAATCCGGGCCGGGAGTTCTGGTACCGTCTTAAAAAAGTAACTCAAACCATCGTATATAAAAACCATATTGTTTATTCGCTTAGCAATGAAAACTTTAAACGCATCAATGAACTTTTTATCGATATTCCCTGGCCCGATGAAGAGTCGGAAGGCGGCGCGGGTATCCCTGAAGTAAACTGGGATAACCCGAACCCCTTTGTAAACTTTGCGCCAATACCAGCCAAAATCCGTTATCAGTGGCTCATAGAAAATTCAAAGGTAATGGTGGATCTCTTTACCCGAGGCCCTGTTTGTAACGGTGGAACAGCTACTTACGCAGTGCGTGATTATTTCTGGGTCATGTTTATGGATCCTGATTCCGACATTTCTCTCAACATACCAGGATTCTTTAACATGAAAAGTGGTTCCAGGAACAAAAACGGCAAACTTACCATGGCTGAATTATTAATGGTTCCACCATTAAATCCCAATGAATATGAGCAACCCTTTTTTTATACAAAAAGGCAATATGAGTATGAAAAATTTCATGCAAAAATGCTTGCTCAGAGCTTTCCTGAAGGCCTGTCGGAAGCTGACATCTGGAATGGAGAGTATAAAGAGAAATATTATGAGACGTCGAACAATCAAAATGCCCTTTTAACTGTTTATCGCCATGATCTTAGCGTCTCCGTCCATTTAGGGCGTATGGGAAATGTGCCTAAAACTGCCTGGGTTCTCGATTATCCGACATTTGAAAGAATTTATTACAACCTTGTTGCGGGTTTTGATGTTTATGGTTCCCTGCTGCATAAGCTGAGAACACGAATCTATATGGAGCGTCTCAGGCGCGAAGCTGAAGATAATTTTATTGTTTTTCTGCCTGAGGAAATGAGAATACCCGTCAGGGAAAGCTGGTATAAAAAAGACAAACAAAAACCGGATAAAAAAGAATTTTACCCTTTTGACGTGAAAAGCAAGGTAGAAAGAAAATATTCAGGGAGAATGCCTGCAATACTTGGCGGCATTCAACCGAAAGACCTGGGAGAAGGAGGATATGAAAAAGCAGGGAGGCAGTTCATGCGAAGGATGGTTGACCTGGTATTTTCAAAAGGAACATCAGGTTATCCGGATACCCTCAATGACCATCATTTTGCCGGAACAACCTTCAAGGGAGAGCTTCCCGAAACTTTTGAAGGGAAAGACCTTAATAGGGGAAGAGACTGGATGGAACTCCTGTCTCTGCTGACGAGGCTTGCCGATGTGAAAAAGCCCTTTGTCAAATTCTTTAAAGATGTTTCTTATCTTGCCCTCACACAGGAAGAGGGCAAAAAAACAATTTATTTTACCATTATAGCCAATAAATCCCATAAATCGATGAACGTTATTTTTGCTGAAAAACAAACGAGAGACCCGGAAAATGACACCCTCCATTTTGTTCCCGATTTAGTCATCAGCTATCCAAACCAGTTTTACGAAGTCCCTCTGGCTGAATTGCCCAAATTCATCACCATGGTGGAAGCCATGAAAAAGGAGGAAGATTACAAGGCCTTTGAGGAGATTTACGGAATTCAAAAGTCAAACGAGAAATTCTGGACATACTTCGATGACCTTCAAAAAAATATATGGGACAAATATCCTGTTTTCGGAGGCATTATTGATTTCAACAGGTACGGAACCCATAACTTTACTGAATAA
- a CDS encoding carboxypeptidase-like regulatory domain-containing protein — MKIIRQIFFMAFLMLITAPVSEAADVATVMGKVKGRNNKPLSRVVVKIGDKTSFTDVKGSYRIKGVPFGNYTVNIKRAGKVLEKKEAQIDKPRIKLNVDLR, encoded by the coding sequence GTGAAGATTATTAGACAGATATTTTTTATGGCGTTTCTTATGTTGATAACAGCTCCTGTTTCTGAAGCGGCTGATGTGGCCACCGTTATGGGAAAAGTAAAGGGCAGGAATAACAAGCCCCTTTCAAGAGTTGTGGTAAAGATAGGAGATAAAACAAGCTTTACCGATGTGAAAGGGAGTTACCGGATTAAGGGTGTTCCTTTCGGCAATTATACGGTCAACATAAAACGGGCGGGAAAGGTTCTTGAAAAAAAAGAAGCGCAGATTGACAAGCCGCGTATAAAGCTAAACGTGGATCTTCGATGA
- a CDS encoding SIR2 family protein: protein MEEEIARLKKAFTKNNLSLYLGAGLSAGNGLPTWEKLVLSMYYSATSEQSLGGWRPFSNYLYAIAEWHLDRNHEPLEITARKLRKYYSDKANGQDEFLKSIRETLYGGFLYADGTRQDIHADALRSGNQTLDAVATLCEKSSPGAKGVKSVITYNYDNLLEIALKDYAFHSIFNAIDFDSGKLPVYHVHGLVPLDDSPGSDPEEIVFTEDQYHLSARDSYSWANLVQIQAMSGSVGLMIGLSLSDRNMRRLLDAITNAPIDSENYALLQKKKFEPPPPEELEKIHENAKKYFDKFERSGLKSDGNMLDTVFTLKPGRKSEEPDLNFGALGIKGPRYMYEIIKILGQVERLDEELQTYVLEQLGIRPIWYEEHHEIPGILKQIYETA, encoded by the coding sequence ATGGAAGAAGAAATAGCGCGTCTTAAAAAAGCATTTACTAAAAATAATCTTTCCCTCTATCTTGGCGCCGGCCTTTCGGCAGGCAATGGATTGCCTACCTGGGAAAAACTGGTTTTATCCATGTATTATTCGGCCACCAGTGAGCAATCGCTGGGAGGCTGGCGGCCTTTTTCGAATTATTTGTATGCAATTGCTGAATGGCATCTGGACCGCAACCATGAACCTCTGGAGATAACGGCAAGAAAGCTTCGCAAATATTATTCTGATAAAGCGAACGGGCAGGATGAATTTCTAAAAAGTATTCGTGAAACTTTGTATGGCGGCTTTTTATATGCCGATGGGACACGGCAGGATATACATGCTGATGCTCTCAGGTCCGGCAATCAAACGCTCGACGCTGTTGCAACTCTCTGTGAAAAGAGTTCGCCCGGAGCGAAGGGTGTTAAATCGGTCATTACCTATAATTACGACAATTTATTGGAAATTGCCCTTAAAGACTATGCTTTCCATTCTATTTTCAATGCAATAGACTTCGATTCGGGCAAATTGCCCGTCTACCATGTTCATGGTCTTGTGCCCCTCGATGACAGTCCGGGGTCCGATCCTGAAGAGATCGTTTTTACGGAAGACCAGTATCATTTGTCGGCCCGCGATTCCTATTCATGGGCAAATCTCGTGCAAATCCAGGCTATGTCCGGTTCAGTGGGTCTCATGATAGGACTCTCTTTATCAGACAGAAATATGAGGCGGCTCCTCGATGCCATTACCAATGCGCCTATTGATTCAGAGAATTATGCATTGCTTCAAAAGAAAAAGTTTGAACCTCCCCCTCCTGAAGAACTTGAGAAGATTCATGAAAATGCAAAAAAGTATTTTGATAAATTTGAAAGAAGCGGCCTTAAAAGTGACGGAAATATGCTGGATACGGTCTTCACACTTAAGCCGGGGAGAAAATCTGAAGAGCCCGACCTGAACTTCGGTGCACTCGGTATTAAAGGACCTCGTTACATGTATGAAATTATCAAGATTCTTGGACAGGTAGAAAGGCTTGATGAGGAACTGCAAACCTATGTGTTGGAACAATTGGGGATCAGGCCCATCTGGTATGAAGAGCATCATGAGATACCTGGGATTTTGAAGCAGATTTATGAAACTGCCTAA
- a CDS encoding RDD family protein, with amino-acid sequence MRWFYAVGKEKVGPLTKDDIEKLAGEGKITPSTLVWADGMKNWTPYGEINPGVPEVKTAEPVGVGPLVCSECGGSFPADETVKYGKLVICASCKPAFFQKVKEGRSTASTMKYGGFWIRFGAKFLDNIITSLAYLAFAFLLGFLIQDNPESAAAALSIVFVQFAIPIFYNTYFLGKYQATPGKMAAGLIVVSPEGESISYGRAFGRYFAEMLSGLILGIGYFMAAFDEEKRSLHDRICSTRVVKK; translated from the coding sequence ATGCGATGGTTTTATGCAGTTGGCAAAGAGAAAGTAGGTCCCTTAACGAAGGACGATATAGAAAAACTGGCAGGTGAAGGAAAAATAACTCCGTCGACTCTCGTCTGGGCTGACGGCATGAAAAACTGGACGCCTTACGGAGAGATCAATCCCGGTGTGCCTGAAGTAAAAACAGCCGAGCCGGTGGGTGTGGGGCCCCTTGTCTGCTCCGAATGCGGCGGCTCTTTCCCCGCTGATGAAACCGTCAAGTATGGCAAACTGGTTATTTGTGCATCATGCAAACCGGCCTTTTTCCAGAAGGTGAAGGAAGGCAGAAGCACTGCAAGTACAATGAAATATGGGGGATTCTGGATCAGGTTTGGAGCCAAGTTTCTTGATAATATTATAACCAGTCTTGCTTATCTGGCTTTTGCTTTTCTCCTGGGTTTTCTTATTCAGGATAATCCGGAAAGTGCGGCGGCGGCTTTATCCATCGTATTTGTACAATTTGCCATACCTATTTTTTATAATACCTATTTTCTGGGAAAATACCAGGCAACGCCGGGGAAGATGGCCGCTGGTCTTATTGTCGTATCGCCTGAAGGTGAGAGTATTAGTTATGGCAGGGCCTTTGGAAGATACTTTGCCGAGATGCTAAGCGGACTTATTCTTGGAATCGGTTACTTTATGGCAGCTTTTGATGAAGAAAAAAGGTCACTCCACGATAGAATCTGTTCAACGAGGGTCGTTAAAAAATAA